Proteins co-encoded in one Capsicum annuum cultivar UCD-10X-F1 chromosome 9, UCD10Xv1.1, whole genome shotgun sequence genomic window:
- the LOC124887440 gene encoding LOW QUALITY PROTEIN: putative F-box protein At1g47730 (The sequence of the model RefSeq protein was modified relative to this genomic sequence to represent the inferred CDS: deleted 2 bases in 1 codon; substituted 1 base at 1 genomic stop codon) yields the protein MEQINSSIVACISHELVVEILKKLPAKALIRFSCISKSFYSLTSEPLLIESHQKSIVTQFLVNPVEMSYYNLSKSEEHDPDLATCPIQYLDQPCFCHLRKMQSINGLVCLWNSVEDVSICNPFTKHVLLPYQQHKRTSDSITSITCTLVFDPITEKHKVLKAHIENRKWRYWIFTIGIDKSWREILRLHHXIYFCPMSNNCVYINRVIYCVNHYACDIAAFSVGDEKFIRMIPFPVGEWTVRFEESNPRIGDMKGQVALLGHVYFKRGTIVLYILSGTSETGEANN from the exons ATGGAACAGATCAATAGCAGTATTGTTGCATGCATCTCGCACGAGCTTGTCGTTGAAATTCTGAAAAAGCTTCCAGCCAAGGCTTTAATACGTTTTAGTTGTATTTCAAAATCCTTTTACTCCCTTACATCGGAACCCTTACTCATTGAATCACATCAAAAAAGTATTGTCACTCAATTCCTCGTTAATCCGGTAGAGATGTCATATTATAATTTATCGAAAAGCGAAGAACATGATCCAGACTTAGCTACTTGTCCCATTCAATACTTGGATCAACCATGTTTTTGCCATCTTCGAAAGATGCAATCAATCAATGGCCTAGTTTGTCTATGGAACTCCGTTGAAGATGTCTCTATTTGCAATCCTTTCACAAAACATGTCCTTCTTCCTTATCAACAACATAAGAGAACGAGTGACAGTATAACATCAATTACTTGCACCCTTGTTTTTGATCCCATCACCGAAAAACATAAAGTACTCAAGGCACACATTGAGAATCGTAAATGGAGATATTGGATTTTCACCATTGGAATAGACAAGTCGTGGAGAGAGATT CTTCGATTGCACCATTAAATTTACTTTTGTCCCATGAGTAACAATTGTGTTTATATCAACAGGGTCATTTATTGTGTAAATCATTATGCATGTGACATAGCTGCATTCAGTGTTGGAGATGAAAAGTTTATTAGAATGATTCCTTTCCCTGTTGGGGAATGGACAGTGAGGTTTGAAGAATCTAATCCAAGAATAGGAGATATGAAGGGTCAAGTTGCACTTTTAGGTCACGTATATTTTAAACGTGGAACAATTGTTTTATATATTCTCAGTGGTACTAGTGAAACAGGTGAAGCAAACAATTGA